One window of Leifsonia sp. AK011 genomic DNA carries:
- a CDS encoding AraC family transcriptional regulator yields the protein MGLAELRTLIERVADDAEGIIPTAIPGVVVSRMTSSRPEDEPTTGTLLAVVAQGTKRLSVGSSVHDYGPGDYLVASVDLPVSGQFADATPEHPAFGFGLDLRAEVVAELMLGPAAAEFARSGRGEPAPPAVAVGVASARLLDATCRMLLLLDEPRDIPVLAPLIEREILWLIMTGSQGATVRQLGLADSSLARVRHVVRRMRENFSEPVRVDELAQQASMSTSAFHRAFHAVTAMSPIQYQKNIRLQEARLRLLADPTDIAGVAFAVGYESPSQFSREYRRQFGAPPSQDVLALRG from the coding sequence ATGGGACTTGCAGAACTCCGAACCCTCATCGAACGCGTCGCCGATGACGCAGAGGGCATCATCCCCACAGCCATCCCGGGCGTCGTCGTCTCGCGCATGACCAGTTCACGACCCGAGGACGAGCCGACGACGGGGACTCTCCTCGCGGTTGTCGCCCAGGGCACCAAGCGACTCTCGGTGGGCTCGAGCGTTCACGACTACGGTCCAGGCGACTACCTCGTGGCGTCGGTCGATCTTCCGGTGTCCGGCCAGTTCGCGGATGCCACACCCGAACATCCGGCATTCGGCTTCGGTCTCGACCTGCGCGCCGAAGTGGTTGCGGAGCTCATGCTCGGTCCTGCTGCGGCCGAGTTCGCCCGCAGCGGTCGGGGCGAGCCTGCACCGCCCGCAGTCGCCGTGGGGGTGGCATCCGCTCGGCTGCTGGATGCCACGTGCCGCATGCTGCTCCTGCTCGACGAGCCCCGCGACATCCCCGTACTCGCACCCCTCATCGAGCGGGAGATCCTCTGGCTCATCATGACGGGCAGCCAGGGCGCCACCGTGCGCCAACTCGGCCTCGCCGACAGCAGCCTGGCGCGCGTGCGCCACGTCGTTCGGCGGATGCGCGAGAACTTCTCCGAACCCGTACGCGTCGATGAGCTCGCCCAGCAGGCCAGCATGAGCACGTCAGCCTTCCACCGGGCCTTCCACGCGGTCACCGCGATGAGTCCGATCCAGTACCAGAAGAACATCCGCCTGCAGGAGGCCCGCTTGCGCTTGCTCGCCGACCCGACCGACATCGCCGGGGTCGCGTTCGCGGTCGGCTACGAGAGTCCATCGCAGTTCAGCCGCGAGTACCGCAGGCAGTTCGGGGCGCCGCCGAGCCAGGACGTGCTGGCCCTGCGCGGGTAG
- a CDS encoding SDR family NAD(P)-dependent oxidoreductase, whose product MTTHTTTTVAVVTGGTAGIGRSAAIEIARRGTGVVVTYNSRPEGADETVAMIEELGGRARSLKLDVSDTTTFPEFRKSLAAVVQNTWGVDRIHALVNNAGFGGGMAFAEMTEDAFDAYYRVLFRGPYFLAQTLLPMLEDGGSILSVSSSSVRPGDTEPGYSGYAGMKAGLITASRFMARELGERGIRVNTIAPGPTRTRLGDDAFEKYPEVIPPLVAKTVLGRLGEPQDIGSVIAFLVSDDAAWITGQDIQVSGGYAL is encoded by the coding sequence ATGACAACTCACACCACAACCACCGTCGCCGTCGTCACGGGCGGCACCGCAGGAATCGGCCGCAGCGCCGCCATCGAGATCGCCCGTCGCGGCACCGGAGTCGTCGTCACCTACAACTCACGGCCGGAGGGCGCCGACGAGACCGTTGCCATGATCGAGGAGCTCGGCGGGCGCGCGCGTTCGCTGAAGCTCGACGTCAGCGACACGACCACCTTCCCCGAATTCCGCAAGTCGCTCGCCGCGGTCGTCCAGAACACCTGGGGCGTCGACCGCATCCATGCGCTCGTCAACAATGCGGGCTTCGGTGGGGGTATGGCTTTCGCCGAGATGACCGAGGACGCGTTCGACGCCTACTACCGCGTGCTGTTCCGCGGCCCGTACTTCCTCGCGCAAACCCTCCTGCCGATGCTCGAGGACGGCGGATCGATCCTCAGCGTGTCGAGCAGCTCCGTGCGGCCTGGGGACACCGAGCCGGGGTACTCGGGATACGCGGGCATGAAGGCGGGACTTATCACGGCGAGCCGGTTCATGGCGCGCGAACTCGGGGAGCGCGGCATCCGCGTGAACACGATCGCGCCGGGACCGACCCGGACCCGGTTGGGGGATGACGCCTTCGAGAAGTACCCCGAGGTGATCCCGCCGCTCGTCGCGAAGACCGTGCTCGGGCGTCTCGGTGAGCCGCAGGACATCGGCTCGGTGATCGCCTTTCTCGTCTCGGATGACGCCGCGTGGATCACGGGCCAGGACATTCAGGTCTCCGGCGGGTACGCCCTGTGA
- a CDS encoding SDR family NAD(P)-dependent oxidoreductase translates to MTRWGTVVLTGATSGIGEATARLLVTRCDRLIVQGPEPEGSVTALVAELRGRGAAVEYVSCDFTRLDAVTEAAGGIRALAPDGIDLLINDAGVPGAPERIVTVDGFERTLQVNALAAALLTRLLVPSLTEHARIVNVGSSAHRVERFHFDDIDLALDYTPVAAYARAKLAMVTWSTLLAEELRGTSTTVVALCPGLNDTPLSSAMMGRIGGPPRVGAEHVLFAATADVASGSYLEGDHVVAPSAEVTDSANREALTELYWERLAPFAARSRA, encoded by the coding sequence GTGACCCGCTGGGGCACCGTCGTTCTCACGGGAGCCACGAGCGGCATCGGCGAGGCGACGGCTCGGCTTCTCGTGACTCGGTGCGACCGGCTGATCGTGCAGGGTCCGGAGCCCGAGGGTTCCGTCACGGCACTGGTGGCTGAGCTGCGAGGACGCGGGGCCGCGGTGGAGTACGTCTCGTGCGATTTCACCCGGCTGGATGCCGTGACCGAGGCGGCAGGTGGCATCCGTGCCCTCGCTCCCGACGGAATCGACCTGCTCATCAATGACGCGGGCGTGCCGGGTGCTCCGGAGCGGATCGTCACGGTCGACGGGTTCGAACGCACCCTGCAGGTCAACGCGCTTGCGGCTGCGCTCCTCACTCGGCTGCTCGTGCCGTCGCTCACGGAGCACGCCCGGATCGTGAATGTCGGGTCGTCGGCGCACCGCGTTGAGCGCTTCCATTTCGACGACATCGATCTGGCTCTGGACTACACACCCGTCGCCGCCTACGCGAGGGCGAAACTCGCCATGGTCACGTGGTCGACGCTGCTTGCCGAAGAACTGCGAGGCACGTCCACGACGGTTGTCGCGCTCTGCCCCGGGCTGAACGACACGCCCCTCAGCTCGGCGATGATGGGGCGTATTGGGGGTCCGCCGAGGGTCGGTGCCGAGCATGTTCTCTTCGCCGCGACGGCTGACGTGGCATCGGGCTCGTATCTCGAGGGTGATCACGTCGTCGCGCCGAGCGCAGAGGTAACCGACTCGGCCAACCGGGAGGCGCTCACCGAGCTGTACTGGGAGCGGCTCGCACCGTTCGCGGCGCGGAGCCGAGCATGA
- a CDS encoding SDR family oxidoreductase: protein MTLEGRVAVVLGATGWIGRAVCRELLGSGASVAMIARDAERLAELRRELAAGDRVLSIVADVTSPLDLDDARAAALHHFGHIDLVVVLAGVITGSAFEDGVPADWAEMIDVNLRGVLHATQILADPLLEGASTGRTADLVLFGPVSQEDHAPQFAVFNAVSSAVSQLARTLRGEYGARGVRVHLIAPGFRRPDAAEKSPAADPRFGRSESAVTPEAMAAVVRVAAELPRGTNLAEVVLLPTGGGS from the coding sequence ATGACGCTGGAGGGCCGCGTCGCGGTCGTGCTGGGAGCAACGGGATGGATCGGTCGGGCGGTATGCCGGGAGCTTCTGGGCTCGGGCGCGAGCGTCGCCATGATCGCGCGCGACGCAGAACGCCTGGCCGAGTTGCGGAGGGAACTTGCGGCGGGCGATCGCGTGCTGAGCATCGTCGCGGATGTCACGTCCCCCCTCGATCTCGACGATGCGCGAGCAGCGGCCCTCCACCACTTCGGCCACATCGATCTCGTGGTGGTGCTCGCCGGCGTCATCACGGGATCAGCTTTCGAGGATGGCGTTCCCGCCGACTGGGCCGAGATGATCGACGTCAACCTGCGCGGCGTGCTCCACGCGACGCAGATCCTGGCCGACCCGCTCCTCGAGGGGGCATCGACGGGGCGGACCGCTGACCTCGTGCTGTTCGGACCGGTGAGCCAGGAGGACCACGCACCGCAGTTCGCCGTGTTCAACGCCGTGTCGAGTGCGGTGTCCCAGCTCGCGAGGACACTCCGCGGGGAATACGGCGCACGGGGTGTGCGCGTGCACCTCATCGCCCCGGGTTTCCGCAGGCCGGATGCCGCCGAGAAGAGCCCCGCCGCCGATCCAAGGTTTGGTCGCTCGGAGTCGGCCGTAACGCCGGAGGCCATGGCCGCGGTGGTCCGAGTGGCGGCCGAGCTTCCGCGTGGGACGAATCTCGCGGAGGTCGTACTCCTCCCGACGGGGGGAGGGTCGTGA
- the nhaA gene encoding Na+/H+ antiporter NhaA — protein MTLLARIRSSPEALRGALVLIAATVVALVWANLPGDTYSEFWHLSLGFELGEFTFSLDLRHWVNDALMAVFFAHVTLEVRRELELGELRDWRRASVPVIAALAGLVIPALFFAGLTWGSDAVGGWGIVVSTDTAFVLGMLALVGRAMPPQLRVFLVTLAVADDVGALGVIAFAYTDHFTPLPLALAVLGLIAIGVMRWLGVWRGILYLIPSVLVWVGFLLSGVHATLAGVAIAFLLPIFPTRLADLRRAREHVRAFQISPSATSARSAEESLSRAVSVNERAHRMLAPYVTWMILPVFALANAGVRITGDSLADAFASQLTWAVILGLVVGKIVAITASTWIVTRVRPGALGGALGMRHILALSTLAGMGFTISLFVTELAFDNPLLVQRAQIGVLTATVIAAALGSVAFGLLSSRERRGAPDRTILVRPLDPTRDHVLGDPAHAAMTVVQYGNYGSPFMPTAAEVRSAMQARFGRDIAYAYRHLPLDEPLGRDVALAAEAAGEQGRFWELHDELIREAPIESDLQMRRAAARAGLNLRRFEEDRRRGIGRERLEEDIADAAAMRLEQAPTFFIGGVRYEGPFDEATLTAAVAAGIPRPELSPSSPLAGGGVGGHA, from the coding sequence GTGACGCTGCTGGCGCGGATCCGCAGCAGCCCCGAGGCACTGCGCGGGGCGCTCGTGCTCATCGCCGCCACCGTGGTCGCGCTCGTCTGGGCCAACCTGCCGGGCGACACCTACTCCGAGTTCTGGCACCTCTCGCTGGGGTTCGAACTCGGTGAGTTCACGTTCAGCCTCGACCTGCGCCACTGGGTCAACGACGCGCTCATGGCGGTGTTCTTCGCGCACGTGACACTCGAGGTGCGGCGTGAGCTCGAACTCGGGGAGTTGCGGGACTGGAGACGCGCAAGCGTCCCGGTCATCGCGGCGCTCGCGGGACTCGTCATTCCGGCCCTGTTCTTCGCGGGGCTCACCTGGGGGAGCGATGCCGTCGGCGGGTGGGGCATCGTGGTCTCGACCGACACCGCCTTCGTGCTCGGGATGCTCGCCCTCGTCGGTCGCGCGATGCCACCGCAACTCCGCGTCTTCCTCGTGACGCTCGCGGTCGCGGACGACGTCGGAGCGCTCGGGGTCATCGCCTTCGCGTACACCGACCACTTCACGCCGCTGCCTCTGGCCCTGGCTGTCCTGGGGCTGATCGCGATCGGGGTCATGCGCTGGCTGGGGGTGTGGCGCGGCATCCTGTACCTGATCCCCTCGGTTCTGGTCTGGGTGGGGTTCCTGCTCTCCGGGGTGCACGCCACGCTCGCGGGGGTCGCGATCGCCTTCCTGCTGCCCATCTTCCCGACGCGGCTCGCCGACCTTCGCCGGGCGCGAGAGCACGTCCGTGCCTTCCAGATCTCGCCGAGCGCGACCTCGGCTCGCAGTGCAGAGGAGTCACTCTCGCGCGCGGTCTCGGTCAACGAGCGAGCCCATCGGATGCTCGCCCCCTATGTCACCTGGATGATCCTCCCGGTCTTCGCCCTCGCCAACGCGGGTGTGCGCATCACGGGGGACTCCCTCGCGGACGCGTTCGCCTCCCAGCTCACCTGGGCCGTCATCCTGGGTCTCGTGGTCGGCAAGATCGTGGCGATCACCGCATCGACGTGGATCGTGACACGGGTGAGGCCAGGGGCACTCGGTGGCGCCCTGGGCATGCGTCACATCCTCGCCCTGAGCACGCTCGCCGGCATGGGCTTCACGATCTCGCTGTTCGTCACGGAGCTCGCCTTCGACAACCCGCTGCTCGTTCAGCGTGCACAGATCGGTGTGCTGACTGCCACGGTCATCGCCGCCGCGCTCGGGTCGGTGGCGTTCGGACTCCTCTCCTCGCGGGAGCGTCGGGGCGCGCCAGATCGCACGATCCTGGTGCGACCGCTCGACCCGACTCGCGATCACGTGCTCGGAGATCCGGCACACGCGGCGATGACGGTCGTTCAGTACGGCAACTACGGGAGCCCGTTCATGCCCACCGCCGCTGAAGTTCGCAGCGCCATGCAGGCGCGCTTCGGCCGGGACATCGCGTACGCCTACCGGCACCTGCCCCTGGACGAGCCGTTGGGCCGAGACGTCGCGCTCGCCGCGGAGGCCGCGGGCGAGCAGGGTCGGTTCTGGGAGCTGCACGACGAACTCATCCGAGAGGCACCGATCGAGTCGGACCTCCAGATGCGCCGCGCCGCAGCCAGGGCGGGGCTCAACCTGCGGCGATTCGAGGAGGATCGTCGTCGCGGAATCGGTCGCGAACGTCTCGAGGAGGACATCGCGGATGCCGCGGCCATGCGCCTCGAGCAGGCACCGACGTTCTTCATCGGCGGTGTCCGCTACGAGGGCCCGTTCGACGAAGCGACCCTGACCGCGGCGGTGGCGGCTGGCATCCCCAGGCCTGAGCTCTCCCCATCGAGCCCTTTGGCGGGTGGTGGGGTCGGCGGCCACGCCTAG
- the recQ gene encoding DNA helicase RecQ, giving the protein MTPAPGTAEMLGVLEKTFGYSSFRGQQGEIIQTVIDGGDALVLMPTGGGKSLCYQIPSLVREGTGVVISPLIALMQDQVDALAAVGARAAFLNSTQSPQERARVEAALIAGELDLLYLAPERLRAASGLLDRAKLALFAIDEAHCVSQWGHDFRPEYLGLSMIHERWPTVPRIALTATATAATRTEIAQRLDLGDAKQFVSSFDRPNIQYRIESKAQPLQQLLSLLRTEHPGDAGIVYCLSRASVEKTADFLVENGIPALPYHAGLDSGLRAANQSRFLREDGLVMVATIAFGMGIDKPDVRFVAHLDLPKSVEGYYQETGRAGRDGLPSTAWLAYGLQDVVQQRRMIDQSEGDLAHRRNLSAHLDAMLALCETISCRRVQLLQYFGQTSEPCGNCDTCLAPPETWDGTVPAQKLLSTVVRLDRERNQKFGAGHIIDILLGKTNDRITRGRHDEISTYGIGQELSEQEWRGVVRQLLARGLLAVQGEYGVLAITPTSGSVLSGDTPVLLRREAPKQSKAARKAVKADLPTDALPLFERLREWRSGEARAQGVPAYIVFGDATLRGIAVTEPSTLAELAEISGVGEKKLEQYGEALLAVVSGGAIPEPGGAPAAASVPSAAPAAAPAKAPVTTFAPEPDDAPPFDDYPPDDDYPPDE; this is encoded by the coding sequence ATGACGCCCGCACCCGGTACCGCTGAGATGCTCGGCGTCCTCGAGAAGACGTTCGGGTACTCGAGCTTCCGCGGGCAGCAGGGCGAGATCATCCAGACCGTCATCGACGGCGGGGATGCCCTCGTGCTCATGCCGACCGGTGGCGGCAAGTCGCTGTGCTACCAGATCCCCTCGCTCGTGCGAGAGGGCACTGGCGTCGTGATCTCGCCGCTCATCGCCCTCATGCAGGACCAGGTGGATGCCCTCGCCGCCGTCGGGGCGCGTGCGGCCTTCCTCAACTCGACGCAGTCCCCGCAGGAGCGCGCACGCGTCGAAGCCGCACTCATCGCCGGGGAACTCGACCTCCTGTACCTCGCCCCCGAGCGGCTGCGCGCCGCGTCCGGGCTGCTCGACCGCGCGAAGCTCGCGCTCTTCGCCATCGACGAGGCGCACTGTGTGTCGCAGTGGGGCCACGACTTCCGGCCGGAGTATCTCGGGCTCTCGATGATCCACGAGCGCTGGCCGACCGTGCCGCGCATCGCGCTCACGGCCACCGCAACGGCGGCCACCCGCACGGAGATCGCGCAGCGACTCGACCTCGGGGATGCGAAGCAGTTCGTGTCGAGCTTCGACCGGCCGAACATCCAGTACCGCATCGAGTCGAAGGCACAGCCGCTGCAGCAGTTGCTCTCGCTGCTGCGCACCGAGCACCCCGGCGACGCGGGCATCGTGTATTGCCTCTCGCGGGCATCCGTGGAGAAGACCGCTGACTTCCTTGTCGAGAACGGCATCCCGGCCCTGCCGTACCACGCGGGTCTCGACTCGGGCCTGCGTGCCGCGAACCAGTCGCGCTTCCTCCGCGAGGACGGCCTCGTGATGGTCGCCACCATCGCGTTCGGGATGGGCATCGACAAGCCCGACGTGCGCTTCGTCGCCCACCTCGACCTGCCGAAGTCGGTCGAGGGCTACTACCAGGAGACCGGTCGAGCCGGTCGTGACGGGCTGCCGTCGACGGCCTGGCTGGCGTACGGCCTGCAGGATGTCGTGCAGCAGCGCCGCATGATCGACCAGTCCGAGGGTGACCTCGCGCACCGCCGCAACCTCTCCGCCCACCTCGACGCGATGCTCGCCCTGTGCGAGACGATCTCGTGTCGCCGCGTCCAGCTGTTGCAGTACTTCGGGCAGACCTCTGAGCCTTGTGGCAATTGCGACACCTGCCTCGCTCCGCCCGAGACGTGGGATGGCACGGTGCCCGCGCAGAAACTCCTCTCGACCGTCGTGCGCCTCGACCGAGAGCGCAACCAGAAGTTCGGCGCAGGCCACATCATCGACATCCTTCTCGGCAAGACCAACGACCGCATCACCCGCGGACGCCACGACGAGATCTCCACCTACGGCATCGGCCAGGAGCTCAGCGAACAGGAGTGGCGCGGCGTCGTGCGCCAGCTCCTCGCGCGCGGGCTCCTCGCGGTGCAGGGTGAATACGGGGTGCTCGCGATCACGCCGACCTCCGGCTCCGTGCTCTCGGGCGACACCCCCGTGCTGCTGCGGCGCGAGGCTCCCAAGCAGTCGAAGGCTGCGCGCAAGGCGGTCAAGGCCGACCTTCCGACGGATGCCCTGCCCCTCTTCGAGCGCCTGCGAGAGTGGCGGTCGGGTGAGGCTCGGGCTCAGGGGGTTCCCGCGTACATCGTGTTCGGGGATGCCACGCTCCGTGGCATCGCGGTGACCGAGCCGTCCACCCTCGCCGAGCTGGCCGAGATCAGCGGTGTCGGGGAGAAGAAGCTGGAGCAGTACGGCGAAGCTCTGCTCGCGGTGGTTTCGGGCGGTGCGATACCCGAGCCCGGCGGTGCGCCGGCCGCGGCATCCGTGCCCAGTGCTGCCCCCGCTGCCGCTCCCGCCAAGGCTCCGGTCACGACCTTCGCGCCCGAGCCCGACGACGCGCCCCCCTTCGACGACTACCCACCCGACGACGACTACCCGCCCGACGAGTAG
- a CDS encoding TetR/AcrR family transcriptional regulator gives MTSTARSNRGPAAAADNRAALLRAATEVFSEQGADAPLSAIAKRAGVSQGVLYRHFRSRGELAFAAFERNLDDLDAIVERGGTLADVLGEVVAQVTEAAALIELTATLRDDPHLGEFERRMRGILVPTLEAGRAAGTVPSSYDIDDVMLSIRMFAGALNGALPEERPAIVSRSLAMLRIHLP, from the coding sequence GTGACCAGCACCGCGCGCAGCAACCGGGGGCCAGCAGCGGCCGCCGACAACCGCGCCGCCCTGCTGCGGGCCGCGACCGAGGTCTTCTCCGAGCAGGGAGCGGATGCCCCCCTCAGCGCCATCGCGAAGCGCGCCGGTGTCAGCCAGGGTGTGCTCTACCGCCACTTCCGCTCGCGTGGAGAGCTCGCCTTCGCGGCCTTCGAGCGCAACCTCGACGACCTCGACGCGATCGTCGAGCGCGGCGGCACCCTCGCCGATGTCCTGGGCGAGGTCGTCGCGCAGGTCACCGAGGCTGCGGCGCTCATCGAGCTGACCGCGACCCTCCGCGACGACCCGCATCTGGGTGAGTTCGAGCGGCGCATGCGTGGCATCCTCGTCCCGACCCTTGAGGCGGGCAGGGCGGCGGGAACCGTGCCGTCGAGCTACGACATCGACGACGTGATGCTGTCCATTCGAATGTTCGCGGGTGCCCTCAACGGAGCGCTCCCGGAGGAGCGCCCCGCCATCGTGAGCCGCTCGCTCGCGATGCTGAGGATTCACCTGCCGTAG
- a CDS encoding SDR family NAD(P)-dependent oxidoreductase has translation MASPLTDKSSIADWLADPIGGPILTKLVESGGGSVDQLKPVRRLALKRLVPMSRGMMTQEIVDGLVAEVRAAEAAAGVAPSAPAAEEAAAAPELEEWVETITPGRFAGKTVIVTGAGSGIGLATASRIAREGGRVIAADVVADRLTELAATLADFDVVTVVGDISKEADVAAIVAAAGDRIDGLANVAGIMDNMTPLHEVSDAVWERVMRVNVEGPFRLTRAVLPVMLAAHRGSIVNVASEAALRGSAAGLAYTTSKNAVVGLTKSSAFMYANLGIRVNAVAPGPVLTNIQASFDSELGEERVGGLLGSIPTPATAAQLASSITYLLSDDATNITGVILASDGGWSAQ, from the coding sequence GTGGCCTCACCACTGACCGACAAGTCCTCCATCGCCGACTGGCTCGCCGACCCCATCGGCGGCCCCATCCTCACCAAGCTCGTGGAGTCCGGTGGCGGGTCCGTCGACCAGCTGAAGCCCGTGCGGCGACTCGCGCTCAAGCGACTGGTCCCGATGAGCCGCGGCATGATGACGCAGGAGATCGTCGATGGTCTCGTCGCCGAGGTGCGAGCTGCCGAGGCAGCCGCGGGTGTCGCGCCGAGCGCGCCCGCCGCGGAAGAGGCTGCCGCCGCCCCCGAACTTGAGGAATGGGTCGAGACCATCACTCCCGGGCGCTTCGCGGGCAAGACGGTGATCGTGACGGGTGCAGGGTCCGGTATCGGGCTTGCCACGGCATCCCGCATCGCACGTGAGGGCGGACGCGTGATCGCGGCCGACGTCGTCGCGGATCGCCTCACCGAGCTGGCCGCGACACTCGCCGACTTCGATGTCGTTACCGTTGTCGGCGACATCAGCAAGGAGGCGGATGTCGCGGCCATCGTCGCGGCGGCGGGTGACCGCATCGACGGCCTCGCGAACGTCGCCGGAATCATGGACAACATGACGCCGCTGCACGAGGTCAGCGATGCTGTGTGGGAGCGTGTGATGCGCGTGAATGTGGAGGGGCCGTTCCGCCTCACCCGCGCAGTGCTGCCCGTGATGCTCGCGGCCCACCGCGGGTCGATCGTGAACGTCGCCTCCGAGGCGGCGCTCCGCGGATCGGCCGCGGGCCTTGCCTACACGACGTCGAAGAACGCTGTCGTCGGCCTCACCAAGAGTTCGGCGTTCATGTACGCGAACCTCGGCATCCGCGTGAACGCGGTCGCGCCCGGTCCGGTGCTCACGAACATCCAGGCGAGCTTCGACTCGGAGCTCGGTGAGGAGCGAGTGGGCGGCCTGCTGGGGTCGATCCCGACGCCCGCGACGGCGGCGCAGCTCGCGTCATCCATCACCTACCTGCTGAGCGACGACGCCACCAACATCACGGGCGTCATTCTCGCCTCCGACGGGGGCTGGTCGGCGCAGTAA
- the fgd gene encoding glucose-6-phosphate dehydrogenase (coenzyme-F420), with product MKHPIRFGYKASAEQFSPTDLLRYAVLAEEVGFDSIFVSDHLQPWNHDGGHAPAAIPWLGALGASTDRVLMGTSVLTPTFRYHPAVIAQAFGTLGSLYPGRVILGVGTGEALNEATLGIPWPEPPERFARLKEALGLIEKLWSEERVTFDGEYYRTVDATIYDRPETPVPVYIGAAGPAATRLAGRIADGFITTSGKKRELYTETLLPALAEGLEKAGRSSDDVDTLIEVKVSFDHDHERAMQDTRFWAPLALSPEEKMGVEDPIEMQRLADALPIERAASRFIVSTDPDEHVSRIQEYLDLGFKHLVFHGPGHDQERFLKLYGDEILPRLRSNPAG from the coding sequence ATGAAGCACCCCATCCGGTTCGGATACAAGGCCTCGGCCGAGCAGTTCTCGCCCACGGACCTGCTGCGGTACGCCGTGCTCGCGGAGGAGGTCGGGTTCGACTCGATCTTCGTCTCCGACCACCTCCAGCCGTGGAACCACGACGGCGGGCACGCACCGGCCGCCATCCCGTGGCTCGGCGCGCTCGGCGCGTCGACCGACCGCGTGCTCATGGGAACGTCGGTGCTGACGCCCACGTTCCGCTACCACCCCGCGGTCATCGCCCAGGCGTTCGGCACGCTCGGCTCGCTCTACCCTGGGCGCGTCATTCTCGGTGTTGGCACGGGTGAGGCACTCAACGAGGCCACCCTCGGCATCCCGTGGCCGGAGCCGCCGGAGCGCTTCGCTCGCCTCAAGGAGGCGCTGGGGCTCATCGAGAAGCTGTGGTCGGAGGAGCGCGTCACCTTCGACGGCGAGTACTACCGCACAGTGGATGCCACGATCTACGACCGGCCCGAAACGCCCGTGCCCGTCTACATCGGCGCCGCAGGGCCTGCAGCAACACGACTGGCCGGACGCATCGCGGACGGCTTCATCACGACCTCCGGCAAGAAGCGCGAGCTCTACACCGAGACGCTGCTGCCGGCACTGGCCGAGGGACTCGAGAAGGCCGGACGGTCGAGCGACGACGTCGACACCCTCATCGAGGTGAAGGTGTCGTTCGATCACGACCACGAGCGTGCGATGCAGGACACCCGATTCTGGGCCCCCCTGGCACTCTCGCCCGAGGAGAAGATGGGCGTGGAGGACCCGATCGAGATGCAGAGGCTGGCGGATGCCCTGCCCATCGAGCGCGCGGCATCCCGTTTCATCGTCTCAACGGACCCCGACGAGCACGTCTCGCGCATTCAGGAGTACCTCGACCTCGGCTTCAAGCACCTCGTGTTCCACGGCCCGGGCCACGACCAGGAGCGCTTCCTCAAGCTCTACGGCGACGAGATCCTGCCGAGGTTGCGGTCCAACCCCGCGGGTTGA